A single genomic interval of Osmerus eperlanus chromosome 14, fOsmEpe2.1, whole genome shotgun sequence harbors:
- the klf3 gene encoding Krueppel-like factor 3 isoform X2: MLMYDYPLTTDMETGLYQPYPTMTPESYSVIISPHLYHHGPYTHPFTQAHAHIPAVVTGNPPHTQLEPVDLSVSKRPSSSSPSSPPSSSPSSSARSSPPSPYSYRSSPLPSPSLAPPLQFPTVLAPLIGSGTGVIQGSGVMLSPVMLPPLSVLYSSSLHLHQPIRLGSSSVATNEDHRQGSRTHKTAASMEGHVKLTDDTHKIHKPIKSELASYNQEVASVISPQRAYGEGNKLSVIVHPNGKHPLPIESPDMLKKRRIHRCDFGGCNKVYTKSSHLKAHRRTHTGEKPYRCMWEGCTWKFARSDELTRHFRKHTGVKPFQCPDCERSFSRSDHLALHKKRHLLV, encoded by the exons ATGCTGATGTATGACTACCCACTGACGACAGACATGGAAACG gGTCTGTACCAGCCTTATCCCACGATGACTCCAGAAAGCTACAGTGTCAtcatctcccctcacctctaccACCACGGACCCTACACTCACCCCTTCAcccaagcacacgcacacatcccgGCTGTTGTCACGggcaaccccccccacacacagctggaGCCTGTAGACCTGTCGGTCAGCAAGcgtccttcttcctcttccccctcttctcctccctcgtcctccccctcctcttcagcCCGCAGCTCCCCGCCCTCGCCTTACAGCtaccgctcctcccccctgccgtCCCCCTCCCTTGCCCCGCCGCTTCAGTTCCCTACCGTGCTGGCCCCTCTGATTGGCTCGGGCACTGGGGTCATCCAGGGTTCGGGGGTCATGCTGTCTCCTGTCatgctcccacccctctctgtcctctactcctcctccctgcacctGCACCAGCCAATCAGGCTCGGCTCCTCTTCTGTTGCCACCAATGAGGACCACCGGCAGGGATCAAGGACGCATAAGACAG CAGCCTCTATGGAGGGCCATGTGAAACTTACAGACGACACGCATAAAATCCACAAGCCAATAAAATCAGAGTTGGCCTCTTACAACCAGGAAGTGGCATCAGTCATCAGTCCTCAGCGGGCCTATGGCGA ggGAAACAAGCTATCAGTAATAGTCCACCCCAATGGGAAGCACCCACTGCCCATTGAGTCTCCTGATATGCTGAAGAAGCGGCGAATCCACCGCTGCGACTTTGGAGGCTGCAACAAAGTCTACACAAAGAGCTCCCACCTTAAAGCTCaccgcaggacacacacag GTGAGAAGCCCTATAGGTGCATGTGGGAGGGCTGCACGTGGAAGTTTGCCCGCTCCGATGAGCTCACTCGCCACTTCCGCAAGCACACAGGGGTGAAGCCCTTCCAGTGCCCCGACTGTGAGCGCAGCTTCTCACGCTCCGACCACCTGGCCCTGCACAAAAAGCGCCACCTGCTGGTCTGA
- the klf3 gene encoding Krueppel-like factor 3 isoform X3, giving the protein MLMYDYPLTTDMETGLYQPYPTMTPESYSVIISPHLYHHGPYTHPFTQAHAHIPAVVTGNPPHTQLEPVDLSVSKRPSSSSPSSPPSSSPSSSARSSPPSPYSYRSSPLPSPSLAPPLQFPTVLAPLIGSGTGVIQGSGVMLSPVMLPPLSVLYSSSLHLHQPIRLGSSSVATNEDHRQGSRTHKTASMEGHVKLTDDTHKIHKPIKSELASYNQEVASVISPQRAYGEGNKLSVIVHPNGKHPLPIESPDMLKKRRIHRCDFGGCNKVYTKSSHLKAHRRTHTGEKPYRCMWEGCTWKFARSDELTRHFRKHTGVKPFQCPDCERSFSRSDHLALHKKRHLLV; this is encoded by the exons ATGCTGATGTATGACTACCCACTGACGACAGACATGGAAACG gGTCTGTACCAGCCTTATCCCACGATGACTCCAGAAAGCTACAGTGTCAtcatctcccctcacctctaccACCACGGACCCTACACTCACCCCTTCAcccaagcacacgcacacatcccgGCTGTTGTCACGggcaaccccccccacacacagctggaGCCTGTAGACCTGTCGGTCAGCAAGcgtccttcttcctcttccccctcttctcctccctcgtcctccccctcctcttcagcCCGCAGCTCCCCGCCCTCGCCTTACAGCtaccgctcctcccccctgccgtCCCCCTCCCTTGCCCCGCCGCTTCAGTTCCCTACCGTGCTGGCCCCTCTGATTGGCTCGGGCACTGGGGTCATCCAGGGTTCGGGGGTCATGCTGTCTCCTGTCatgctcccacccctctctgtcctctactcctcctccctgcacctGCACCAGCCAATCAGGCTCGGCTCCTCTTCTGTTGCCACCAATGAGGACCACCGGCAGGGATCAAGGACGCATAAGACAG CCTCTATGGAGGGCCATGTGAAACTTACAGACGACACGCATAAAATCCACAAGCCAATAAAATCAGAGTTGGCCTCTTACAACCAGGAAGTGGCATCAGTCATCAGTCCTCAGCGGGCCTATGGCGA ggGAAACAAGCTATCAGTAATAGTCCACCCCAATGGGAAGCACCCACTGCCCATTGAGTCTCCTGATATGCTGAAGAAGCGGCGAATCCACCGCTGCGACTTTGGAGGCTGCAACAAAGTCTACACAAAGAGCTCCCACCTTAAAGCTCaccgcaggacacacacag GTGAGAAGCCCTATAGGTGCATGTGGGAGGGCTGCACGTGGAAGTTTGCCCGCTCCGATGAGCTCACTCGCCACTTCCGCAAGCACACAGGGGTGAAGCCCTTCCAGTGCCCCGACTGTGAGCGCAGCTTCTCACGCTCCGACCACCTGGCCCTGCACAAAAAGCGCCACCTGCTGGTCTGA
- the klf3 gene encoding Krueppel-like factor 3 isoform X1: protein MLMYDYPLTTDMETGLYQPYPTMTPESYSVIISPHLYHHGPYTHPFTQAHAHIPAVVTGNPPHTQLEPVDLSVSKRPSSSSPSSPPSSSPSSSARSSPPSPYSYRSSPLPSPSLAPPLQFPTVLAPLIGSGTGVIQGSGVMLSPVMLPPLSVLYSSSLHLHQPIRLGSSSVATNEDHRQGSRTHKTDFYPAASMEGHVKLTDDTHKIHKPIKSELASYNQEVASVISPQRAYGEGNKLSVIVHPNGKHPLPIESPDMLKKRRIHRCDFGGCNKVYTKSSHLKAHRRTHTGEKPYRCMWEGCTWKFARSDELTRHFRKHTGVKPFQCPDCERSFSRSDHLALHKKRHLLV from the exons ATGCTGATGTATGACTACCCACTGACGACAGACATGGAAACG gGTCTGTACCAGCCTTATCCCACGATGACTCCAGAAAGCTACAGTGTCAtcatctcccctcacctctaccACCACGGACCCTACACTCACCCCTTCAcccaagcacacgcacacatcccgGCTGTTGTCACGggcaaccccccccacacacagctggaGCCTGTAGACCTGTCGGTCAGCAAGcgtccttcttcctcttccccctcttctcctccctcgtcctccccctcctcttcagcCCGCAGCTCCCCGCCCTCGCCTTACAGCtaccgctcctcccccctgccgtCCCCCTCCCTTGCCCCGCCGCTTCAGTTCCCTACCGTGCTGGCCCCTCTGATTGGCTCGGGCACTGGGGTCATCCAGGGTTCGGGGGTCATGCTGTCTCCTGTCatgctcccacccctctctgtcctctactcctcctccctgcacctGCACCAGCCAATCAGGCTCGGCTCCTCTTCTGTTGCCACCAATGAGGACCACCGGCAGGGATCAAGGACGCATAAGACAG ATTTTTACCCAGCAGCCTCTATGGAGGGCCATGTGAAACTTACAGACGACACGCATAAAATCCACAAGCCAATAAAATCAGAGTTGGCCTCTTACAACCAGGAAGTGGCATCAGTCATCAGTCCTCAGCGGGCCTATGGCGA ggGAAACAAGCTATCAGTAATAGTCCACCCCAATGGGAAGCACCCACTGCCCATTGAGTCTCCTGATATGCTGAAGAAGCGGCGAATCCACCGCTGCGACTTTGGAGGCTGCAACAAAGTCTACACAAAGAGCTCCCACCTTAAAGCTCaccgcaggacacacacag GTGAGAAGCCCTATAGGTGCATGTGGGAGGGCTGCACGTGGAAGTTTGCCCGCTCCGATGAGCTCACTCGCCACTTCCGCAAGCACACAGGGGTGAAGCCCTTCCAGTGCCCCGACTGTGAGCGCAGCTTCTCACGCTCCGACCACCTGGCCCTGCACAAAAAGCGCCACCTGCTGGTCTGA
- the LOC134033699 gene encoding F-box only protein 15-like isoform X1 — MATGCGQFFRSFTAGLKKNEPPIQDGGSRVKHNRGRSSKGGSNTVKPTMFSHKIPEARKSSIVPDTCAVKPTPTTCTQNHFLRMPPEILQKILSYLDDYSLLCIEHVSKLFNQLANNNDMWHQMYLSKYGSSKRWRPKIIEKRSLVKVQERSNGFWRRLYLRTMAICKETRWKRDLKDINPFTGLPSQTERVLRNLHVTWDLTLCDDVSGWRGTFEPIHVYFSNSSLTVCWSGEHWPSFCQTSLQLHGVKKSHMHGWRSLMVRLDRETISGSKQIIGSDKLVNLVFLPPGLLVGTWRGNSTIAFVIANFHFHRLVERSLLSSPFCSYAMPHFCDEDPSYDLHSYRLHIVLHNTVTQIMLGCFPQLSCEKGQIHGRYIYLTAIRKNEFSQHTPLSGKVMLPWRWGALQGSVENCCIMSLTLLDESQNPIWCVSTPVSMVLSCGKRMSRHYKGDHFLIRYQELEGKVKMKLVWLEEQKQFFLISLTLAITLAKVNRHFGTDATG, encoded by the exons ATGGCTACAGGATGTGGGCAATTTTTCCGTAGTTTTACAGCAGGTTTGAAGAAGAACGAACCGCCTATTCAGGATGGAGGTTCAAGAGTCAAGCACAATAGAGGACGTTCTTCGAAAGG GGGTTCAAACACAGTCAAGCCAACGATGTTTTCACACAAGATCCCAGAAGCACGTAAATCATCGATTGTCCCGGACACTTGTGCGGTCAAACCAACTCCAACGACATGCACTCAAAACCACTTTCTGAG GATGCCACCTGAGATTCTACAAAAGATCTTGTCGTACCTGGACGACTACTCTCTGCTGTGCATTGAGCATGTCAGCAAGCTGTTCAACCAGCTGGCCAACAACAA TGATATGTGGCACCAGATGTACCTGTCAAAGTATGGGAGCAGTAAGAGGTGGAGACCCAAGATTATAGAGAAGCGGAGTCTTGTGAAGGTCCAGGAGCGGTCCAACGGTTTTTGGAGGAGACTGTACCTCAGAACCATGGCCATATGCAAAGAGACCAGGTGGAAGCGAGATCTCAAAGACATCAACCCCTTCACTGGACTGCCCAGCCAGACAGAGCGAGTCCTCAG GAACCTGCATGTGACCTGGGATTTGACCCTGTGTGATGACGTGTCAGGGTGGCGGGGCACCTTTGAGCCCATCCATGTCTACTTCTCCAACTCGTCCTTGACGGTGTGTTGGAGTGGAGAGCACTGGCCCTCCTTCTGTCAGACTAGTCTGCAGCTCCACGGAGTCAAGAAGTCCCACAT GCATGGCTGGCGCTCCCTAATGGTCAGGTTGGACAGAGAGACCATCTCTGGGAGTAAGCAGATTATTGGGTCTGACAAGCTTGTAAACCTGGTGTTTcttccccctggcctcctcgtAGGGACATGGAGG GGTAATTCCACCATTGCCTTTGTCATCGCCAACTTCCACTTTCACCGGTTGGTGGAGAGGAGTCTCCTGAGCTCTCCCTTTTG CTCGTACGCTATGCCACACTTCTGTGACGAGGACCCCAGCTATGATCTCCATAGTTACAGGCTACACATTGTGCTCCACAACACGGTGACACAGATCATGTTGGGATGCTTCCCTCAGCTCTCCTGTGAGAAAG GTCAGATCCATGGAAGGTACATTTATCTGACCGCCATCAGGAAGAATGAGTTTTCCCAGCACACCCCTCTGTCTGGCAAGGTCATGCTGCCCTGGAGGTGGGGTGCCCTGCAGGGGAGTGTGGAG aactgctGTATAATGAGCCTGACACTACTGGACGAGTCCCAAAACCCCATCTGGTGTGTCAGCACTCCGGTCTCAATGGTGCTATCCTGTGGAAAGCGGATGTCCAGACACTACAAGGGCGATCACTTCCTGATACGGTATCAGGAGCTGGAGGGAAAGGTGAAGATGAAGCTGGTCTGGCTGGAGGAGCAAAAGCAGTTCTTCCTCATCAGCCTAACCCTCGCCATCACCCTGGCTAAGGTCAACAGGCACTTTGGAACAGATGCCACTGGCTGA
- the LOC134033699 gene encoding F-box only protein 15-like isoform X2 — translation MFSHKIPEARKSSIVPDTCAVKPTPTTCTQNHFLRMPPEILQKILSYLDDYSLLCIEHVSKLFNQLANNNDMWHQMYLSKYGSSKRWRPKIIEKRSLVKVQERSNGFWRRLYLRTMAICKETRWKRDLKDINPFTGLPSQTERVLRNLHVTWDLTLCDDVSGWRGTFEPIHVYFSNSSLTVCWSGEHWPSFCQTSLQLHGVKKSHMHGWRSLMVRLDRETISGSKQIIGSDKLVNLVFLPPGLLVGTWRGNSTIAFVIANFHFHRLVERSLLSSPFCSYAMPHFCDEDPSYDLHSYRLHIVLHNTVTQIMLGCFPQLSCEKGQIHGRYIYLTAIRKNEFSQHTPLSGKVMLPWRWGALQGSVENCCIMSLTLLDESQNPIWCVSTPVSMVLSCGKRMSRHYKGDHFLIRYQELEGKVKMKLVWLEEQKQFFLISLTLAITLAKVNRHFGTDATG, via the exons ATGTTTTCACACAAGATCCCAGAAGCACGTAAATCATCGATTGTCCCGGACACTTGTGCGGTCAAACCAACTCCAACGACATGCACTCAAAACCACTTTCTGAG GATGCCACCTGAGATTCTACAAAAGATCTTGTCGTACCTGGACGACTACTCTCTGCTGTGCATTGAGCATGTCAGCAAGCTGTTCAACCAGCTGGCCAACAACAA TGATATGTGGCACCAGATGTACCTGTCAAAGTATGGGAGCAGTAAGAGGTGGAGACCCAAGATTATAGAGAAGCGGAGTCTTGTGAAGGTCCAGGAGCGGTCCAACGGTTTTTGGAGGAGACTGTACCTCAGAACCATGGCCATATGCAAAGAGACCAGGTGGAAGCGAGATCTCAAAGACATCAACCCCTTCACTGGACTGCCCAGCCAGACAGAGCGAGTCCTCAG GAACCTGCATGTGACCTGGGATTTGACCCTGTGTGATGACGTGTCAGGGTGGCGGGGCACCTTTGAGCCCATCCATGTCTACTTCTCCAACTCGTCCTTGACGGTGTGTTGGAGTGGAGAGCACTGGCCCTCCTTCTGTCAGACTAGTCTGCAGCTCCACGGAGTCAAGAAGTCCCACAT GCATGGCTGGCGCTCCCTAATGGTCAGGTTGGACAGAGAGACCATCTCTGGGAGTAAGCAGATTATTGGGTCTGACAAGCTTGTAAACCTGGTGTTTcttccccctggcctcctcgtAGGGACATGGAGG GGTAATTCCACCATTGCCTTTGTCATCGCCAACTTCCACTTTCACCGGTTGGTGGAGAGGAGTCTCCTGAGCTCTCCCTTTTG CTCGTACGCTATGCCACACTTCTGTGACGAGGACCCCAGCTATGATCTCCATAGTTACAGGCTACACATTGTGCTCCACAACACGGTGACACAGATCATGTTGGGATGCTTCCCTCAGCTCTCCTGTGAGAAAG GTCAGATCCATGGAAGGTACATTTATCTGACCGCCATCAGGAAGAATGAGTTTTCCCAGCACACCCCTCTGTCTGGCAAGGTCATGCTGCCCTGGAGGTGGGGTGCCCTGCAGGGGAGTGTGGAG aactgctGTATAATGAGCCTGACACTACTGGACGAGTCCCAAAACCCCATCTGGTGTGTCAGCACTCCGGTCTCAATGGTGCTATCCTGTGGAAAGCGGATGTCCAGACACTACAAGGGCGATCACTTCCTGATACGGTATCAGGAGCTGGAGGGAAAGGTGAAGATGAAGCTGGTCTGGCTGGAGGAGCAAAAGCAGTTCTTCCTCATCAGCCTAACCCTCGCCATCACCCTGGCTAAGGTCAACAGGCACTTTGGAACAGATGCCACTGGCTGA